Proteins from one Caretta caretta isolate rCarCar2 chromosome 12, rCarCar1.hap1, whole genome shotgun sequence genomic window:
- the APRT gene encoding adenine phosphoribosyltransferase: MSGELGARRRLLEERVRPFPDFPCPGVLFRDITPLLKDPIAFRTVVDLLEAHLKARYPQIDFIAGLDSRGFLFGPVLAQRLGIGCVLIRKKGKLPGPTESVSYALEYGQAELEIQSDAVEPGEKVVLIDDLLATGGTMCAACELMKKLKAEVLECVVVIELKSLKGAEKLKPFPVYSLLQYD, encoded by the exons ATGAGCGGGGAGCTGGGCGCGCGGCGGCGCCTGCTGGAGGAGCGGGTCCGGCCCTTCCCGGACTTCCCCTGCCCCGGGGTGCTCTTCCG TGATATCACCCCTTTGCTAAAGGATCCTATAGCCTTCAGAACTGTGGTTGATCTTTTGGAAGCTCATTTGAAGGCACGCTACCCACAGATCGACTTCATTGCGG GTCTGGATTCTCGTGGTTTCCTCTTTGGCCCAGTTCTGGCACAGAGACTAGGGATTGGCTGTGTGTTAATACGAAAAAAGGGAAAGCTTCCGGGTCCCACAGAATCTGTCTCATACGCGCTTGAATATGGCCAG GCTGAACTTGAAATCCAGAGCGATGCCGTGGAACCGGGAGAGAAAGTGGTCCTCATTGATGACCTGCTTGCAACTGGAG GTACCATGTGTGCAGCCTGTGAGCTGATGAAGAAACTGAAGGCTGAAGTCCTAGAGTGTGTGGTGGTCATAGAGTTAAAATCTCTGAAAGGGGCAGAAAAACTGAAACCGTTCCCTGTCTACTCTCTGCTGCAATATGACTAA